The Pseudomonas parafulva genome includes a window with the following:
- a CDS encoding ATP-binding cassette domain-containing protein, whose translation MIRLSNLTLQRGPQRLLDGAEMTLHTGHKAGLIGANGAGKSSLFALLRGELSPDGGDCHLPADWRIAHMRQEVDTLDRVAVDYVLDGDVRLRRVQAALAEAEQAHDGTALARLHSELDSADGYTADARARKLLAGLGFTNEQMDRRVGDFSGGWRMRLNLAQALMCPSDLLLLDEPTNHLDLDAILWLEDWLKGYPGTLLLISHDRDFLDAVVDHVLHVEQRKLNLYKGGYSAFERTRAERLAQQQQAYEKQQAQRAHMEKYIARFKAQATKARQAQSRIKALERMEELSAAHVDSPFDFVFRESQKISSPLLSLSEGRLGYGDKAILEKVKLQLVPGARIGLLGPNGAGKSTLIKNLAGELEPLSGRLVRGENLAVGYFAQHQLDSLDDKASPLLHLQRIAPTEREQTLRDFLGGFDFHGDRVDEPVVNFSGGEKARLALSLIAWERPNLLLLDEPTNHLDLEMRLALTMALQEFAGAVVVVSHDRHLLKSTTDDFLLVADGKVEPFDGDLDDYSRWLVDYRQRNAPVSSAVTNPDKTDKKAMRQAAAALRQQLAPHKKTADKLEAELNQVHAQLAEIEAALGDGGLYEAARKEELRELLARQTALKQREGDLEDAWMQALETLEAMQAELEALS comes from the coding sequence ATGATCAGACTATCCAACCTCACTTTACAGCGTGGTCCTCAGCGCTTGCTAGATGGCGCCGAGATGACCCTGCACACCGGTCACAAGGCCGGCCTCATCGGTGCCAACGGTGCCGGCAAATCCAGCTTGTTCGCCTTGCTGCGCGGTGAGTTGTCGCCCGATGGCGGTGATTGCCACCTGCCGGCAGACTGGCGGATCGCACACATGCGCCAGGAGGTCGATACCCTTGACCGGGTGGCCGTGGACTATGTGCTCGACGGCGATGTGCGATTGCGCAGGGTGCAGGCTGCGTTGGCAGAGGCCGAACAGGCCCATGACGGTACGGCACTGGCCCGGCTGCATAGTGAGTTGGACAGTGCTGACGGTTATACCGCCGATGCGCGAGCGCGCAAGCTGCTGGCGGGGCTGGGCTTTACCAACGAGCAGATGGACCGCCGCGTCGGCGACTTCTCCGGTGGGTGGCGGATGCGCCTGAACTTGGCCCAGGCATTGATGTGCCCCTCCGACCTGTTATTGCTCGACGAGCCGACCAACCACTTGGATCTGGACGCCATCCTCTGGCTGGAAGACTGGCTCAAGGGCTACCCGGGCACGCTGTTGTTGATCTCCCATGACAGGGATTTCCTTGATGCCGTGGTCGATCACGTGCTGCATGTCGAACAACGCAAGCTTAACCTTTACAAGGGCGGCTACAGTGCCTTCGAGCGCACCCGTGCCGAACGCCTGGCCCAACAGCAGCAGGCCTACGAGAAGCAGCAGGCGCAGCGCGCGCACATGGAAAAATACATTGCGCGCTTCAAGGCCCAGGCCACCAAGGCGCGTCAGGCACAGAGCCGCATAAAGGCCCTGGAGCGCATGGAGGAGCTGTCAGCTGCTCACGTGGATTCGCCGTTCGATTTCGTGTTCCGCGAGTCGCAGAAAATCTCCAGCCCCCTGTTGAGCTTGTCCGAAGGGCGACTGGGTTACGGCGACAAGGCCATCCTCGAGAAGGTGAAGCTGCAGCTGGTGCCAGGTGCACGCATTGGCCTGCTAGGCCCCAACGGCGCAGGCAAGTCCACCTTGATCAAGAATCTTGCCGGTGAGCTTGAGCCGCTGTCCGGGCGCCTGGTGCGAGGTGAAAACCTCGCCGTCGGCTATTTTGCCCAGCATCAGCTCGACTCGTTGGACGACAAGGCCAGCCCCTTGCTGCACCTGCAGCGCATTGCCCCAACCGAGCGCGAGCAAACGCTGCGCGATTTCCTCGGTGGTTTCGATTTTCATGGCGACCGCGTAGACGAGCCGGTCGTGAATTTCTCAGGTGGCGAAAAGGCACGGCTTGCGCTGTCGCTCATCGCCTGGGAGCGGCCGAACCTGCTGCTGCTTGACGAACCCACCAACCACCTGGACCTGGAAATGCGGCTGGCCCTGACCATGGCCTTGCAGGAGTTTGCAGGGGCAGTGGTAGTGGTGTCCCACGACCGGCACCTGCTCAAAAGCACCACTGATGACTTCTTGCTGGTCGCCGATGGCAAGGTCGAACCCTTCGACGGGGACCTCGATGACTATAGCCGCTGGCTCGTGGACTATCGTCAGCGCAACGCGCCGGTCAGTAGCGCGGTAACCAACCCCGACAAGACCGACAAGAAGGCCATGCGCCAAGCTGCGGCAGCATTGCGCCAACAATTGGCGCCACACAAGAAGACCGCTGACAAGCTTGAAGCTGAACTCAACCAGGTGCATGCACAGTTGGCCGAGATCGAGGCTGCGTTGGGTGATGGTGGTCTCTACGAAGCGGCGCGCAAGGAAGAGCTGCGTGAATTGCTGGCCCGGCAAACTGCGCTGAAGCAACGTGAAGGTGACCTCGAAGACGCTTGGATGCAGGCATTGGAAACGCTTGAAGCCATGCAGGCCGAACTCGAAGCGCTCAGCTGA